A stretch of Usitatibacter palustris DNA encodes these proteins:
- a CDS encoding SNF2-related protein: MTASITDYHSQYLAWDLTRRCSSDDAERLASVVAGAQVDLNPHQVEAALFAFRSPLSKGALLADEVGLGKTIEAGLVLSQKWAERKRRILVIVPSNLRKQWHQELSEKFFLPSCILESRSYSDAVKKGNFKPFAVHDSIAICSYQFARSKASDVSAVQWDLVVIDEAHRLRNVYKPSNVIANTLKGALANAPKLLLTATPLQNSLLELYGLVSFIDEHAFGDVKSFREQFANVSQERVFQQLKERLKPICHRTLRRQVTSYVSYTRRLPLVEEFSPEEGEDRLYHLVSEYLQRDNLQGLPASQRSLMTLVLRKLLASSTFAIAGALGTLSRRLRAKLAKEAPAGPLEEELDSDYEALDETAEEWDEDEAAEPQLSDVDRIALEQEIADLESFAKLATSIDHNAKGKALLKALRVAFDKAAELGGAQKAVIFTESRRTQDYLVRLLADSPYAKGLVLFNGSNNDEGSKAIYAAWSERHAGTDHVTGSRTADMRSALVDYFRDEGSILIATEAGAEGINLQFCSLVVNYDLPWNPQRIEQRIGRCHRYGQKHDVVVVNFLNRKNEADQRVYQLLSEKFQLFEGVFGASDEVLGAIESGVDFEKRIAAIYQQCRKSEDIKTAFDQLQLELNFEISEAMTRTRRQLLENFDEEVREKLRVQNDASKAYLNRFEHQLMDITRHELAGHAEFIDDSSFRLRSCPYGNGNGIAIGLYELPRRSGDALLYRTGHPLAQQVLDRAKARDLPVAEIVFDYAAYGGLISILESLGGKSGWLRLSLFTVESLDQAEDHLILAGVTDDGRALQEDQLRRFFSLPARSAILPACLPVNPTELDRQTDECKSAIQRTISERNARFFEIEADKLEGWADDLKLGLERAIKEFDRQIKDARRAATSAASLEDKLATQRKIRALESQRNEKRRTLFDAQDQVDQQREALIVAIEGKLAQHASARQLFTVRWSMTGSTQEARE; this comes from the coding sequence TTGACCGCTTCAATCACCGACTATCACTCGCAATATCTCGCGTGGGATTTGACCCGCCGCTGTTCATCTGACGATGCGGAGAGACTGGCCAGCGTGGTGGCGGGTGCACAGGTCGATCTGAATCCCCACCAAGTCGAAGCCGCGCTGTTTGCCTTTCGCTCGCCGCTCTCAAAGGGAGCGTTGCTCGCCGATGAAGTTGGCCTTGGCAAGACGATCGAGGCTGGCCTTGTCCTCTCGCAGAAGTGGGCGGAGCGAAAGCGCAGGATTCTGGTCATCGTGCCATCGAACCTGCGTAAGCAATGGCATCAGGAGCTGAGCGAGAAGTTCTTCTTGCCGTCTTGCATTCTTGAATCACGCTCCTACAGCGACGCCGTCAAGAAGGGCAACTTCAAACCGTTCGCGGTGCACGATTCCATCGCAATCTGTTCCTACCAATTCGCCCGCAGCAAGGCCTCCGACGTGAGCGCAGTACAGTGGGATTTAGTGGTCATCGACGAGGCGCATCGCCTGCGCAATGTCTACAAGCCTTCCAACGTGATCGCGAATACGCTGAAGGGCGCGCTTGCGAATGCGCCAAAGCTCCTCCTTACTGCTACACCACTCCAGAATTCACTCCTTGAGCTATACGGCCTGGTGAGCTTCATCGACGAACATGCCTTCGGTGACGTGAAGAGCTTTCGCGAGCAGTTCGCCAATGTCAGCCAGGAACGCGTCTTCCAGCAGCTCAAAGAGCGCCTGAAGCCGATTTGCCATCGCACGCTGCGGCGGCAGGTGACGAGCTATGTTTCCTATACGCGGCGCCTGCCGCTCGTCGAGGAGTTCTCGCCGGAAGAGGGCGAGGATCGTCTTTACCACCTGGTCTCGGAATACCTTCAACGGGACAATCTCCAAGGCCTTCCCGCGAGCCAAAGGTCTCTGATGACGCTGGTTCTGCGTAAGCTACTCGCGTCGTCCACCTTTGCGATTGCGGGAGCACTAGGGACTCTGTCGAGACGCCTCAGGGCGAAGCTCGCGAAGGAAGCACCGGCCGGGCCGCTGGAAGAGGAGCTCGACAGTGACTACGAGGCACTGGACGAGACCGCGGAGGAGTGGGACGAAGACGAGGCCGCCGAACCGCAGCTTTCAGACGTCGACCGCATTGCGCTGGAGCAAGAGATTGCCGACCTCGAGTCTTTCGCCAAGCTTGCCACTTCGATCGATCACAACGCCAAGGGGAAAGCCCTTCTCAAGGCCCTGCGAGTCGCCTTCGACAAGGCGGCCGAGCTGGGCGGAGCGCAGAAGGCAGTGATCTTCACCGAGTCACGCCGCACGCAGGATTACCTAGTTCGCCTTCTTGCTGACAGCCCGTACGCGAAGGGGCTCGTCCTTTTCAACGGGTCCAACAACGACGAGGGTTCCAAGGCGATCTACGCGGCCTGGAGCGAGCGTCACGCCGGCACCGATCACGTTACGGGCTCGCGCACCGCTGATATGCGCTCGGCGTTGGTGGACTACTTCCGCGACGAAGGCAGCATCCTGATCGCGACAGAGGCCGGCGCTGAAGGTATCAACCTCCAGTTCTGCTCGCTCGTCGTAAACTACGACCTGCCCTGGAACCCGCAGCGTATCGAGCAACGCATTGGCCGCTGCCACCGATACGGGCAGAAGCACGACGTGGTGGTGGTCAACTTCCTCAACCGCAAGAACGAAGCCGACCAGCGGGTCTACCAACTTCTCTCCGAGAAGTTTCAGCTATTCGAAGGTGTGTTCGGCGCGAGCGACGAAGTACTCGGCGCGATAGAGTCCGGCGTCGACTTCGAGAAGCGGATCGCCGCGATCTACCAGCAGTGTCGCAAGAGCGAGGACATCAAGACCGCTTTTGACCAGCTCCAGCTCGAACTGAACTTCGAGATCAGCGAGGCAATGACCCGCACTCGCCGCCAACTCCTCGAGAACTTCGACGAAGAGGTGCGGGAGAAGCTTCGCGTACAGAACGACGCCTCGAAGGCATACCTCAATCGCTTCGAGCACCAGTTGATGGATATCACACGGCATGAGCTGGCGGGCCACGCAGAGTTCATCGATGATTCCTCCTTCCGCTTGAGGTCATGCCCTTACGGCAACGGCAACGGCATCGCGATTGGCCTATACGAACTCCCCCGGCGGTCCGGCGATGCCCTTCTATACAGAACGGGTCACCCGCTCGCGCAACAGGTGCTAGATCGGGCGAAGGCGCGTGACCTTCCGGTGGCCGAGATTGTCTTCGACTACGCTGCCTACGGTGGCCTTATCTCCATCCTTGAGTCCCTCGGCGGCAAGTCCGGTTGGCTTCGCCTGAGCCTCTTTACTGTCGAGTCGCTTGACCAGGCCGAAGACCATCTCATCCTTGCCGGAGTCACCGACGACGGTCGGGCACTGCAGGAGGACCAACTCCGGCGCTTCTTCTCCCTCCCCGCGCGGTCTGCAATCTTGCCAGCATGCCTTCCGGTGAACCCAACTGAACTCGACCGCCAGACGGATGAATGCAAGAGCGCCATCCAGCGGACAATCTCCGAACGCAATGCCCGCTTCTTCGAAATCGAGGCCGACAAGCTCGAAGGGTGGGCCGATGACCTCAAGCTTGGCTTAGAGCGGGCGATCAAGGAGTTCGACCGACAGATTAAGGACGCACGCCGTGCCGCAACGAGCGCAGCAAGCCTTGAGGACAAGCTGGCTACCCAAAGGAAGATCAGGGCGCTCGAATCGCAGCGCAATGAGAAGAGGCGGACACTCTTCGATGCGCAGGACCAGGTGGATCAACAGCGGGAAGCATTGATCGTGGCGATAGAAGGGAAGCTAGCTCAACACGCAAGTGCAAGACAGCTGTTCACAGTTCGCTGGTCTATGACCGGTAGCACTCAGGAGGCTCGCGAATGA